One part of the Tenacibaculum sp. 190130A14a genome encodes these proteins:
- the prfH gene encoding peptide chain release factor H, giving the protein METKVIQFTAGRGPAECTWVVAKVLKVFIKNAIENKISYEVLYKEQGVENGTVQSVSIQLKGKELSAFLKNWLGTIQWIGKSTFRKYHKRKNWFIGCFELECTSELTLAEKDIEFQAIRSSGPGGQHANKVSSAIRAKHRLTGVQVLVSESRSQHQNKKIAIQRLKNLVVVYHIEQLKNAVRQEWENHLNLERGNPIQVFKGTDFKHQKKKKIPYKSKRNQLKKDLRKELE; this is encoded by the coding sequence ATGGAAACAAAAGTAATTCAGTTTACCGCAGGTCGTGGTCCTGCTGAATGTACTTGGGTAGTAGCAAAAGTTTTAAAGGTTTTTATAAAAAATGCTATAGAGAATAAAATTAGCTATGAAGTTCTTTACAAAGAACAAGGAGTTGAAAATGGAACGGTGCAATCCGTTTCCATTCAACTCAAGGGAAAAGAATTATCGGCATTTTTAAAAAACTGGTTAGGCACTATTCAATGGATTGGAAAATCGACATTTAGAAAATACCACAAACGTAAAAATTGGTTTATAGGCTGTTTTGAATTGGAATGCACAAGTGAATTAACACTTGCTGAAAAAGACATCGAATTTCAAGCGATTAGAAGTTCAGGTCCAGGCGGACAACATGCAAACAAGGTAAGTTCTGCAATTAGAGCAAAACATCGTTTAACAGGAGTTCAAGTATTGGTTTCAGAAAGTCGTTCGCAACATCAAAACAAAAAAATAGCCATTCAACGTTTAAAGAATTTGGTTGTTGTATATCATATTGAACAATTAAAAAATGCGGTTAGGCAAGAGTGGGAAAACCATTTGAATTTAGAAAGAGGAAACCCAATTCAAGTATTTAAAGGAACCGATTTTAAACATCAGAAAAAGAAAAAAATACCCTATAAATCTAAACGAAATCAATTGAAGAAAGATTTACGTAAAGAATTAGAATAA
- a CDS encoding RtcB family protein, translated as MGKKLKGKDLINLGFPKNNSINIALGQINRYRKKEKKERILEEAKDVLLHPEKYQGNAIWGKVAEGLTKPVEVKKHQLRNTRAPFSIYGENEIDEQAKYQLYDALKLPIAVQGALMPDAHSGYGLPIGGVLATENAVIPYGVGLDIGCRMALSIFPMKASYLKGKQHQMENILKEHTKFGMYETHAKKQDHEIFERREFQDIPLVKKLKMKAYNQLGTSGGGNHFVEFGIVNISDENNEFNVPVGEYVGLLTHSGSRALGANIAKHYTYLASKQCPLPKNVQHLAWLDMDTHDGQEYWLAMNLAGDYAKACHDNIHKRIAKLLGIKPLTMIENHHNFAWKEKVNGEERIVHRKGATPANKGALGIIPGSMTAPGYIVRGLGNQESLQSASHGAGRKHSRRKCKEKFTKSDIKHQLKMNGVSLIGGGVDEAPMAYKNIKKVMGNQQELVEVVGTFTPKIVRMDK; from the coding sequence ATGGGAAAGAAATTAAAAGGAAAAGACCTAATCAATTTAGGCTTTCCAAAGAATAATAGCATAAACATCGCCTTAGGGCAAATTAACCGATATAGAAAAAAGGAAAAGAAAGAACGCATTTTAGAAGAAGCAAAAGACGTATTGCTTCATCCAGAAAAATATCAAGGAAATGCGATTTGGGGGAAAGTTGCAGAAGGTTTAACCAAACCAGTAGAAGTTAAAAAGCATCAATTGCGAAATACAAGAGCTCCATTTTCAATTTATGGAGAAAACGAAATTGATGAACAAGCAAAGTATCAGTTATACGATGCTTTAAAATTACCCATAGCCGTGCAAGGAGCTTTAATGCCCGATGCACATTCAGGGTACGGTTTGCCTATAGGCGGTGTATTAGCTACCGAAAATGCTGTAATTCCATACGGAGTGGGATTAGACATTGGTTGTAGAATGGCATTAAGCATATTTCCGATGAAGGCCTCTTATTTAAAAGGGAAGCAACATCAAATGGAAAACATATTAAAAGAGCACACCAAATTTGGAATGTATGAAACCCATGCTAAAAAACAAGATCATGAAATATTCGAGCGTAGAGAGTTTCAAGACATTCCTTTGGTGAAGAAGTTAAAGATGAAAGCATATAATCAACTAGGAACTTCGGGTGGTGGAAATCATTTTGTAGAATTCGGAATTGTAAACATCTCTGATGAAAACAATGAATTCAATGTTCCAGTTGGTGAATATGTTGGACTATTAACGCACAGTGGCTCGAGAGCTTTGGGAGCAAACATTGCTAAACACTATACTTATTTAGCAAGTAAGCAATGTCCGCTTCCCAAAAATGTACAACATTTAGCATGGTTGGATATGGATACACATGACGGACAAGAGTATTGGCTAGCTATGAACTTAGCTGGAGATTATGCAAAGGCATGTCATGATAATATTCATAAACGAATTGCAAAATTGTTAGGTATAAAACCATTAACAATGATTGAGAATCACCACAATTTTGCATGGAAAGAGAAGGTAAATGGAGAGGAACGTATTGTACACAGAAAGGGAGCAACACCTGCTAATAAAGGAGCATTAGGAATTATTCCAGGATCTATGACTGCGCCAGGATATATTGTTCGTGGTTTAGGAAATCAAGAAAGTTTACAATCAGCGTCACATGGAGCAGGGAGAAAACATTCTCGAAGAAAATGTAAAGAGAAATTTACCAAAAGCGATATCAAACATCAATTAAAGATGAATGGAGTAAGCTTAATTGGAGGAGGAGTAGACGAAGCACCTATGGCCTATAAGAACATTAAAAAAGTAATGGGAAATCAGCAAGAGTTGGTTGAGGTAGTAGGAACTTTTACTCCAAAGATTGTAAGAATGGATAAGTAG
- a CDS encoding PcfJ domain-containing protein, with translation MKKNWNINKVQKEERSFLNLVDKKYQEFNMPTRYKGTIDSMLQEFFSKTSRKRHVWKREVFKRLLVHLYNQKCYGLLRNYNSVEVLHNISSFGNRIARTIEDWERKSLHKEEQLRSLIRHCFTIYETPRFLESSFFGAEKKYMLWYVQLGKGKSVKELSQMPVNLTSKMAHEFRNAPAYFLVDEALRYAQAIGYGASREKAKMISSSRLSIIRANEEVFWASVVHFFVRQENLKKDELDLVIDYITFKYREDKSFSMKNRTLDALVNSTREWHRTVYENEKEEVLYWKSSGIKPLYVEEIENGKKVIYKTIELLNSMQLYDEGFEMQHCVGEYDHDCKVKNCTIFSLQKIVEGASIERLATIEVRLPEYEIAQAKAKFNDVPDKKSFELIDTWIDNSQVKARKKMDYERQYYVNDGVVENIQSNSENQGAIIAAVKIILWLLYILMKMAATS, from the coding sequence ATGAAAAAGAATTGGAATATAAACAAGGTACAAAAAGAGGAAAGAAGTTTTTTAAACCTGGTAGATAAAAAATACCAAGAGTTTAATATGCCAACACGATACAAAGGAACAATTGACTCAATGCTTCAAGAGTTTTTTTCGAAAACTAGTAGAAAAAGACATGTATGGAAAAGAGAAGTTTTCAAAAGACTTTTGGTTCACTTGTATAATCAAAAATGTTATGGATTACTTAGAAACTATAATAGTGTAGAAGTTTTACATAATATAAGTTCTTTTGGTAATAGAATAGCAAGAACGATAGAAGATTGGGAGCGTAAAAGTTTACATAAAGAAGAGCAATTAAGATCATTAATAAGACACTGTTTTACCATATATGAAACACCTCGTTTTCTTGAAAGTTCATTTTTTGGAGCTGAGAAAAAATACATGCTTTGGTATGTGCAGTTAGGAAAAGGGAAAAGTGTTAAAGAGCTGAGTCAAATGCCAGTAAACTTAACGAGTAAAATGGCACATGAGTTTAGAAATGCTCCAGCATATTTTTTGGTAGATGAAGCTTTGAGATATGCACAAGCCATAGGTTATGGAGCATCAAGAGAAAAGGCAAAGATGATTTCATCTTCGAGGCTTTCAATTATTAGAGCAAATGAAGAAGTGTTTTGGGCTTCAGTAGTTCATTTTTTTGTTAGACAGGAAAATCTAAAAAAAGACGAGTTGGATCTTGTGATTGATTATATCACATTTAAATATAGAGAAGACAAATCATTTTCTATGAAAAATAGAACCTTAGATGCTCTTGTAAATAGTACTAGAGAATGGCATAGAACTGTTTATGAAAATGAAAAAGAAGAGGTTTTGTATTGGAAGTCATCTGGAATAAAGCCTTTATACGTTGAAGAAATTGAAAATGGTAAGAAGGTTATTTATAAAACAATCGAGTTATTAAATTCAATGCAATTATATGATGAAGGATTTGAAATGCAACATTGTGTTGGTGAATATGATCATGATTGTAAAGTTAAAAATTGCACCATTTTTTCATTGCAAAAAATAGTAGAAGGAGCATCAATAGAACGTTTGGCAACAATTGAAGTAAGGTTACCAGAATATGAAATAGCTCAAGCAAAAGCTAAGTTTAATGATGTGCCAGATAAAAAGTCTTTTGAATTGATTGATACATGGATTGATAATTCACAAGTCAAAGCAAGAAAAAAGATGGACTATGAAAGGCAGTACTATGTAAATGATGGAGTTGTAGAGAATATACAATCAAATTCAGAGAATCAAGGAGCAATAATAGCAGCTGTAAAAATCATCTTGTGGCTGTTATATATCCTAATGAAGATGGCTGCGACAAGTTAA
- a CDS encoding DUF434 domain-containing protein has translation MPKNRGKEGKDNKLFGQAFMQRKMKEAVNDMSFLLERGYGESSSCELVGNRYKLSKRQQQAIKGMAAGNTAVKNREEKLLFKENLKNKEIIIDGFNQVILLESMLSSAYLFKGKDTAYRDLSSLHGTYKSVSQTSKAVEMIGDLLHRFEVAKVIWCFDKPVSNSGRMKTKLLALAEEKQYNWEVILENNPDKVIANSNYVAITSDAWILDRVTNWYNLMDDVIPEEYQFLISC, from the coding sequence ATGCCTAAAAACAGAGGAAAAGAAGGAAAAGACAATAAGTTATTCGGACAAGCATTTATGCAGCGAAAAATGAAAGAAGCGGTAAATGATATGTCGTTTTTATTAGAAAGAGGTTATGGAGAATCGTCTTCTTGTGAGTTGGTAGGGAATCGATATAAGTTAAGCAAACGCCAACAACAAGCCATTAAAGGAATGGCAGCTGGAAATACTGCTGTTAAAAATAGAGAAGAGAAGCTACTTTTTAAGGAGAATCTTAAAAATAAGGAAATCATTATTGATGGATTTAATCAGGTTATTTTGCTAGAAAGTATGTTGTCGAGTGCGTATTTGTTTAAAGGAAAAGATACTGCATATAGAGATTTATCTTCTTTGCATGGAACCTATAAAAGTGTGAGTCAAACAAGCAAAGCTGTTGAAATGATAGGTGACTTACTACATCGTTTTGAAGTAGCTAAGGTAATTTGGTGTTTTGATAAACCGGTTTCTAATAGTGGGCGTATGAAAACAAAATTGTTAGCACTGGCTGAAGAAAAGCAATACAATTGGGAGGTTATTTTAGAGAATAATCCCGATAAAGTAATTGCTAATAGTAATTATGTAGCTATTACTTCTGATGCATGGATTTTAGATCGAGTTACAAACTGGTATAATTTAATGGATGATGTGATTCCGGAAGAATACCAGTTTTTAATTAGTTGTTAG
- a CDS encoding S26 family signal peptidase has protein sequence MNWKIQKLNNGEIIISKEPGNSMLPILKSKQPVKLKPISWEECEVGDIVYCKVRGNCFTHLVKGKNNKRGLLIGNNHGRINGWTKNVYGIVVEILPMP, from the coding sequence GTGAATTGGAAAATTCAAAAATTAAATAATGGAGAAATCATTATTTCAAAAGAGCCAGGTAATTCTATGTTACCTATTTTAAAATCAAAACAACCGGTAAAGTTAAAACCAATTAGTTGGGAAGAATGTGAGGTTGGAGATATTGTTTATTGTAAAGTTCGTGGAAACTGCTTTACACATCTTGTAAAAGGAAAAAACAATAAAAGAGGTTTGTTAATAGGAAATAACCATGGAAGAATTAATGGATGGACTAAAAATGTATATGGAATTGTAGTAGAAATATTACCAATGCCATAG
- a CDS encoding 3'-5' exonuclease yields the protein MNKNKIIVIDIEATCWDGKIPPGQVSEIIEFGICVLDTESGEIEKNKGILVKPERSEVSSFCTELTTITQDLLDKEGVSFEEACNQLRKTYNSKEYVWASYGLYDLKMIKNQCNIRNIEYPLSQEHINVKELFREVKGMSRKVGMKGALAILNIPLEGTHHRGVDDAKNIAKVLHWSLKNKKEAERI from the coding sequence ATGAATAAGAATAAAATAATTGTAATAGATATAGAAGCTACTTGTTGGGATGGAAAAATTCCACCAGGGCAAGTAAGTGAAATTATAGAATTTGGTATTTGTGTTTTAGATACTGAATCTGGAGAAATAGAAAAGAATAAAGGAATTTTAGTAAAACCAGAACGCTCTGAAGTAAGTTCATTTTGTACAGAGCTTACTACAATAACTCAAGACTTACTAGATAAAGAAGGTGTTTCATTTGAAGAAGCCTGTAATCAATTACGAAAAACATACAATTCAAAAGAATATGTTTGGGCGAGCTATGGTTTATATGATTTGAAAATGATTAAAAACCAATGTAACATCAGAAACATTGAGTACCCTTTATCACAAGAACATATAAATGTAAAAGAGTTGTTTAGAGAAGTAAAAGGAATGTCTAGAAAAGTAGGAATGAAAGGGGCTTTAGCTATACTAAATATACCTTTAGAAGGAACACACCATAGAGGTGTAGATGATGCAAAAAATATTGCAAAGGTTTTGCATTGGAGCTTAAAAAACAAAAAGGAAGCTGAACGTATTTAA